The region ATGAGTAAACAGTAAATACGTCGCCTTCGATAGATTCAGAATCTATAACATGAACAGCCACCATTCCTGATGATCTTATTATACCGGTTACATTTTGCTTTCCATCGCCAAGATTAAGACTGATTTCAATCGGTAACGGGATATCGGCGTGATGGTCACGGTCGGTGGTATGACAACTCTCATGATTGAGCCCAGGAATAGACAGAGTCACATTAACAGGATCCCGTGAAGGTGTTGTGATAAATACATGTGGGGGTTCCCATTCCCCAGTCGGATAAAATGTTGGGACAGTAAAAacatattcatcatgttcaatcGCCATTCCACTGTCGCAGATTCCTATATCAGAAGAATCCGATAAtaaagaataaaggtattgcttTTAGCCACAGAAGTGCATCTATCGTTTCATATAACACAGgcaatatcattattttaagtaaaacaacgaggcaaagccaaaaataatgacgtcgcccgtgttatatgaaacAATAAATGCACGGCAGCGGCTAAAAAtagtacctttattctcattcttaaacacttcaaatcaaatcaaaaaatatatatataagtattacaaatattattttaatcaaattaaatcctacattatacaaggaattacctagggcttaaaattaatcagtcctgttgttgctatgcgcctacgattggttcaaatagtctAATAGCCAGGAGGGGTTCATGAACACCCCCCTTATAACTAAATTCTAACATGAGTTTTAGCACCTCTAGGACATCACAGTTAGGAATTTTGATGTTACCAGTGAAAAAAAATGTCCCACGGGGATCAAATGGGGGTCATATTTAAAGTaagggggtcaaaattcaaaattgctcagattttggtaaaatgcacatcaaattattcctctggtcataacaattcagaaaaagtatagtttaacctatctgcgacataccattcttgagttataggccaaAACGTGAGAGCAAGGGGCGGTCATTATTCTTTTGGCTCCATAGgagtcaaaaattaaaaatgctccgattttgacgaaaattgtctcaaattgctcgtcatgcaatATAAAGCCAAATCAGAAATAGTTTATAGTGTCTAGAATGCTTTGTTAGTACCAAAATCTGGCAATAAAGGTTGACCCCCATTGAATCCTATTGTGAAGTATTAACGGTGACATATTTTCCAATTTTAAAGAACATATGTACCACCTTCACATGTGTTGGTGCAACCTACAAAAATGACATctatattatgacgtcattgtgACATCAAATGGGTGTATTGGAGTTTTTTGATATCGAAGGAATGAAAATACTCTACGATATTattgataccattttgtaaaagattgaATGATAAATGATTGTATTTGGCCTTATTCCTTCATACCTAAATACAGAGAATATTACATTACTGGTGTACTGAAAAGAGTATAGGTATGCTATCAAAGGCTGCATAGCGATAGCGTTTTTGTTGCAAAATGATAACCTTGAATTTCAATGTGTAACCTACCAGTATGACAATTTTGCTCATCCGAGTAGTCGCCACAATCATTGTCACCATCACATTCCCATGATCCTCGAATACAGAATCCATCAGAACAACGAAACCCATTGCATGGCACATATCTAGCTGTAGGTGGTGAGATATATGACAAAACAGGGTCAACGGTAGCAATAACAATACGAGTCAAAGGTCAATGTTGGAGGAGTTTGTCCGTACGGACACTTGTTATCAAGAAGCAATGGAAATCACGTGATATTTTTGTGATTGATAACACTACAAAGTCGCAGGGCTCGTTTCTCATGGAGTCTTTGACCTTGGACTCTGGACAAGAAACCATGAAAGTATCATCTAGTGGCCATATGCTATATTTGCACCAAAATACGGACCATGAGGAGcgtgtagttcttgagctagctAGAGGAGAGCAACTATATCAGAGATTTgataaattagaaaataaaattaaaattctcGAAAGGCAGATAATTGTAAAAGAGTATATGTATGCTAAcgaggttacggttcgctatctataaggaccgctatctctaaggttcgctatctctaaggttcgctatctctaaggttcgctatctctaaaggttcgctatcactaatttcaaataaggttcgctatctctaatttcaaacaaggttcgctatctctaatttataataaggttcgctatctctaattttaaataaggttcgctatctctaattttaaataaggtatagatagcggaccttaggtatagcgcaccctaatcaaaattagtgatagcgaaccttagagatagcgaaccttaattaattagggatagcgaatcctaaacaaaattagtgatagcgaaccttaagtatagcggacctttattgcaattagtgataacggaccttagagatagcgagccTTCAATATATTAGTGATAGctgaccttattcaaaattagtgatatcgaaccttagaactagcgaaccttattctaaattagtgatatcgaaccttagaagtagcgggcctttttaggtatagcgaacccttttctatTAGAGATaccgggattctgatctccatagactttacacgttagtgatagcgaaccttagagatagcgaaccttagagatagcggtccttagagatagcgggatgtcaccgctAACGAAACTTACCAGGACATAAGTTAGATTGCTCATCCGAGTAGTCGCCACAGTCATAGTCTCCATCACATACCCATGATCCTGGTATGCAGTATCCATCGGGACAAAGAAACCCATCGCATGGCGGATCTCTACCTGTAGGCGGTGAGATATATGACAAAACAGAATCAACGGTTGCAATAATAATACGGGTCAACGGTCACAGTTTAGTCAATGTTAGAGGAGTTTGTCCGTACGGATCTTTGTAGCCAAGAAGTAATATCACGTGAAATTTGTGTGATTGAAGTCCAGAATCAACTCTAATATCATAAACTCATCTCAAAGAATGGGTAAAACCTTTAGTGACAAAAAAGCACCTTACTCAGAAAAGAATAATGTGACCAATGACCATCGACCATTTTGCTATAGCTAAAGAACCATACGTCGAAGACATACTAAACTTAACTTGTTCTGAATCGTGTTGACCAGATGAAAACTTAAGTGCTTTCTGATCAACTTTGAAATTAGTATATTGGTCAAGCTGAATACTTTGTTATAACATTTGGGGTTCCAAGCGATCACACACAAAGTCTGATTCAAAGAATCATGTATGCCAATATCACACATATGTCTATCCTGCAGAAATCCAATATTTTTctctcattaagggatctaaaatgagcatttattgcgtttcgacagtattttttgtgggacatgagagcacctcagacctatcgaattgcattctgaatacgaagcatgtctttctgatatcaaataattttcattttttgaaaatcacaatataatacaaattttctgacaaattataaaaatttgatatttttcaaatttttgatatataacagtcctcgaagtaattatataaatctaatgatatattttaaagtgtatgtagcaggagaggaaaagccgacagtcaattgaaaattttgaccttatcatattgaagatatggattttgttccccaaaagacctaatttttattggtgttttgggaaaaaaatccatatcttcaatacgaaaggtcaaaattttcaattgattgtcggcttttcatcccacctacatacactttaagtataaatcatcagatttataaagtttacttcaagtactgttaaatatcaaaaatatcaattttaatgatttgccataaaatgtgtattatattgcgaatttcaaaaaatcaaaattatttgatatcagaatgacattcttcgtattcagaatgcaattcgatgtctgatgtgctctgatgtcccaaaataaatactgtccaaacgttcataccccagcccttaagttgacACATTAACTGAATGACATAAAATATACAACATAATGAGCCAAAATCACAATATTCAAAAAGGTGTCAGCTGTGTTTTGTGGCCTGCATTGTACTTTCGTGATACATTTATGTCATTGGGATTATCTGCCTGTCCATAAGATGGACTTACGCACTCTAACTGATGATAAAGCCTCCTTTGTTGCAGGACTTTTtctttggaacaaactccctcGCCATATCCGCCACTCTCCAACGCTAGTAACCTTCCGATCTAAtctaaaaactcatttatttgatatttgatttgtgGTTTGTTCTTGTATGATGTTTTTCTTCCTTAATTTTCTTTGTAAAGCGCTGTGATACATTGTTTTCTTTGTAAGAGCGTTATATAAGTGCCTGCATAGCATATCATAGCATAGCATAGATACACAAATATTGTTATTGCCACAAAAAGCACATGAAACTATATATTAGGATATCTACTAGATTAAGACTATTACCATTAGTGTGTATGGGTGTTGTCGGCATTAGTGGTTCTTCAGATGGAAGTTTTGGTTGGACAGCATCACAATCAGCCTCATCAGCTTCATTTTGGCAATCAGGATATCGGTCACAGCGCCGTCTTCTATCCACGCAAGAACCATCCCCACAATCGAAATCCCAGATACTACATGGAGGATTCTGCACTATGGAAGCACAATTTCTCTCATCGCTTCCATCTCTACAATCCGGGTTTCCATCACATCTAGCTCTTCCCATGATACATCTGCCATCTTCGCATCTAAACTCAAGCCGTCCACATTGCCAACTTATTGATCCAGTCAAATCTGTTACCGGATCAGGATAACCACATCCATACTCATCAGCACCATTGTCGCAATCTTTGACCTTATTACAGCGACTCTCCACTAAAACACAATTAGCTCCATCACCACAGTTAAATTGCCATGGTTTACAACCGTCTAACACATCTAATGAAGATCCAGAACAATCTTTTTCATCACTGCCGTCTATACAGTCTTGTATCCCATCACACCACAGAAAACGACTAATGCAAGCACCGTTGGCACATTGTGATTCATAGCTACTACAATCAATACCAACTGGCACAGCATCTCTTATTTCACAGTTATCTCCTTGCCATGAGTCAACACAAATACACATGGATTTCCCTAACACAATCAGACATGTACCTCCATTCTGGCATGGTGAGCCACTGCAAGGTGCAGATAGGAAACTTGTTGAGGTTTTACAAAGTGAGCCAGTCCAGCCAGAAGAACAAGCACAATTATATATGTAGGTGTCTGGTGTATGAATACAGGTACCTCCATTACTGCATCCTGAGGTTGAACAATTGGCTATCAGAGTACAAGCTGTTTCATGAAGGAAGAGAAAGAGGACAATAATATTCCTGCGCATTTAAGCCTAGACATGACaatttcgggttttttttattattatgtttttaaattCTACAATTACtaactttttctctattcaagTTCTATGGAATAGCATGCTTGAATCtcccacaaatgaagcaacggttggtatttaaaacagttgctaaccttaaatattGGTGAAATTTAGAATATATAAAGTGTATATATAGTATATTTCAAACAAATGCTATTCTTGAACTGCATGAAATGACACAGAAACTTGCCAGAGAAAACTCTTTACAAATAATCTAAAACGTATTCCATTGGTTACTTTTTATGTCAAAGGTCTGTGACACCAAATACTTATTTtcgaatatatatatattatatagactactaaatagtatacaaatatatactgacatgagaggttctggttaaaactatgggccccgaggtgagatcaatagtactattttcctgagggggcagccccgaaggaaaatagtactatcaATTGCTCtcagcgagggaccatagttttaacctgaacctcgaatgaaggcagtatatatttgttttatatccttctttcatatatttttgttcattgattggttaaaagattatatGAAAACTCCACCATGCTTCAATATAGGTCTAGGTAGGGCCTATGCACGTTAGGCCGGTTTAGGTAATTCAAAAACTCGCACTGTCATGTTCATGTGTTAGTGGcttttaagcttactcattgtcagtgtttatttgttCAAGTTGTATCTTCATTCCATTgtgccttcattcatagatttacATGTAAAAAGATTTACTTGTAAACTCGAAGGCCATCGTGCAATCGGGATAGGCCTCCATACGCACGGTACTAGGCCGGCTGCCTTCATGCATGCATGGCCAAGGCGGTCCGAGACTGGTCTCGTactgtcagtgtttgtttttaagcttaccatgtcaGTGTCGCTCTGAATCTGACTCTGTGTTGGTCTGAATTCAGTAAATATTCCTGCGCTATAACTggtaaaaaagttaaaattaaacagcTAAAATTGTGAATCTTTTTCAGCAGTAGCAGCCATTCCAGCTTGATTTAATATTTCGCCATGTTTGTCCGAGAAAAAGAGATAGAGAATggacactccgtacaattaacgtgcagacggcctataccgatgtgaggacagaaaatgtgactctcgtgctagtctcgggcgcgggccagactgtatgcggtatggTTGACTAGCTAGacttctctgtagtccacttgcccattgtgcatactctggatattgtatttaagcttaaaactctgatttaattaatgtgtgcacaattgatagattttcacaactgatcttttcagtcaccgtactccctctgtttgttagcttcccaagtggactactgactttggattgcgtttagcatttttaacacgggacgctatggagagttaggccaatttctggcctaactaaaattggtcatgatgtaatgcatctttaaatgaatctggcttgtgattggtcgcccagatctcgttattgtttaaatcctcccgacacgtaccattaccattaactatacatggtgcacaactatctatggaatgcggcgcttttgtgctggcgagAAAGTGGTGGGTGAACGtgcgcatctagcgcgtattgtaccaccatgcttagtcttgtggttagatttgatgataaacaagtatgattgacagtgtgttttagagaacgaagtccctgggtaaagttctgcttaaaagtaaaaatccatagtcgatttttaactcgggactttcgcgattaatactggtagattctaaaatcagaattgttcagtattgaagtgccaatataattatgacattatgatatgttgcattacataatataagcctacgtacactttacttttactgtcactaatataattatataaactttttcataacaatttatactagtattttgatgtaataaatatcagtataattttgagttcaactgaatgctttcatcatgaataataacatgcttttatttatcaaaaatcgactatggcatagtctagagactagcacgagagtcacattttctgtcctctgctgtcctccggagtgtcgcggtcctgtgTTTGTGTCGTCGTTTTACGGCAGTGCCAAAATATTCTCATAGTCAATGTCGACGTTCAAAgttatttttatgctttatcgactgcgacgtgggtatgctgctatccgtaaatagtaaatatccagaagtactatttacggcttggaggtactatttacggacgtaaatagtactttttccacttctttccagcattgtgtgtttattttttatcacgtgacacacttttaaccaatcaatgaacaagaatctattaatgaaggatataatatcTTCTTTTATTATCATTCTAAAGTTAGCAACTACTTTAAACTGTTgggatcttgcgaatggtaatgagctttgacaaaaattgcattgatcattcatagcgagtgtgtaaaagagtttaaatatcacagatatacttttgtaggtactgtggttcttgagttatattataaagagggctgaaacaacagcacttttgtaaaacgtacataactcattaacaacaataaatcaagcaagttttcaaagtatatgatttgtagaatgaacttgtaTTCTCGTAAAAGTATTTGTGTTTTCGTCGTAGGCCATTTTTCTTCTCAATTAGATGTCGCTTTtgcgattttattgagtatttgtttagattagatttagattttgcaaaacatcaaagtgttatttttcaataatatattgatttagataatgaaaatcgatttttggctgcttcgaccaacaatacctagtcttcCTTTAAACCTACACAGCCACTATTTGTTTACTCTCTCTCGTTTGCCTTATGtcaaaggtagccaattggccgCTTTTTTGCTGCATTTTTTCATCTATCTCGCTGGAAAATAGCCAATTTGCTGCCTTTTAAAGCGGCTTTGTACTGTAGACGTGATTTCTTTCGAGGAATTGAGCTTTTTAATAGGTATGTACTTtgtaatgttttttgtaaatacaAGCAAAGAAAAGATTTGTTGACCCCAAACTGGATTGtggatggattttatttcaccatTTCACTCGTGATCGcaatttaacgcggctgtgtgcTCAGAATGCTATTTCTTTCGAGCATTTGAGCATTTTTGATATGTATGTACTTTGTGATTTTGTATaaatacaagcaaagaaaatCAAGATTTGTAAAACCccaaacatcatgtacaacccaattttaggcttaaacagttGAAAGCGGTATCATGATTATGTAAACAGAtgtttttgagtcattttgaactTAAATTTctctttacaaaattattcacctgCACAgcatttttcggatataaaatatatctatttatgacaagattggtggcgctatttagttggaaattaccctttcaagcttttaatacaaataattccttaaatttttgatgaaatatgtttttaaaatttctttgttgcttgtttcccCAATTCTATCTGTTTTAGAGGCAGTATTGATTACCGACCcctcacaaatttaaaaaaaaaaatgatttaggataaataacgccacctatattttgcatttatttaagAATGAAGCCAATTCCATAataacagggtgtcccaaaaagtcTCGATACTATTTTAAACGTTCATAACTATAGTATACGCCCATCACTAAATCGAGTACTCCTTTCTCATGCTTGTCACCACCTTCTGTCATATAGTATACAGCAACCAACCATAAACATGAAGGTATCTTTGCACAATGAAAACTCGTGCAGTTATTGACAAGCGAGAGGTgagggttcaagtccccgcacaggcatgtatgtctggagtttttactctggtatctgcctatgcatgttatgttttcatttgtaaattcatgattaaatgtgctagtgtgcgatgcgtgattcttctttccTCTGTATAACAAAATGAACATATAAATACACAGATATAATAAATAATCTACGGTGAAACAGTTGGGCATA is a window of Amphiura filiformis chromosome 2, Afil_fr2py, whole genome shotgun sequence DNA encoding:
- the LOC140171509 gene encoding uncharacterized protein, yielding MATVKQSGYRVQAECYIDCDCKAGWGVIMVESLSFGGMEETEDLIFQFLAVIDETSQTNVGEGDTINAGSSIGGSGGASWQSWGPWGTCSKTCGNGTKIRTRTCYCPSMSLGSWDVLPNTCPSGQCSGLASDSSSCNTRSCPSWQSWGPWGTCSKTCGNGTKIRTRTCYCRDFLTLGSWAGSWDVLLNTCPSGQCSGLASDSSSCNTQSCLFQFLAVIDETSQTNVGEGDTINYGSRSGGTGGASWQSWGPWGTCSKICGSGTKIRTRTCYCPSMSAGSLDALPNTCPSGSCNGSARDSSSCNTQSSCTLIANCSTSGCSNGGTCIHTPDTYIYNCACSSGWTGSLCKTSTSFLSAPCSGSPCQNGGTCLIVLGKSMCICVDSWQGDNCEIRDAVPVGIDCSSYESQCANGACISRFLWCDGIQDCIDGSDEKDCSGSSLDVLDGCKPWQFNCGDGANCVLVESRCNKVKDCDNGADEYGCGYPDPVTDLTGSISWQCGRLEFRCEDGRCIMGRARCDGNPDCRDGSDERNCASIVQNPPCSIWDFDCGDGSCVDRRRRCDRYPDCQNEADEADCDAVQPKLPSEEPLMPTTPIHTNGRDPPCDGFLCPDGYCIPGSWVCDGDYDCGDYSDEQSNLCPARYVPCNGFRCSDGFCIRGSWECDGDNDCGDYSDEQNCHTGICDSGMAIEHDEYVFTVPTFYPTGEWEPPHVFITTPSRDPVNVTLSIPGLNHESCHTTDRDHHADIPLPIEISLNLGDGKQNVTGIIRSSGMVAVHVIDSESIEGDVFTVYSSSRLGNVYYVATHTPDTSFFCVTALSPDTVVSVKKKFQQNNIYHLRQYESYRFDGSDGEDLSGTRIESNKPVAVIAGGIVATRNEKHWIR